GTCCTTGTCGTGGGCGACGACGGTCGCCTTCAGGCCGTTGCCGAACCCGGCCACACCGCCCGCGCCGCCGAACTGCATCACGCCGCCCCCCGACTGGAAGGTGATGGAGTCGTCCGCCACGATGACGTGCACCTTGGTGCCCTTCGCCGTGATGTCCGCCGTGGAGGTCACCAGGACCTCGCACGCACCGTCCGAGCAGGCCGCGTAGTTCTTGCCGTCCGCCGCCTTCGGCAGCGGTCGGTCGGGCGCGGCCGGGTCCCCCTCCCCGGACGACCCGTCGGGCTTCCAGCCCGGCGCGCACCTCCCGGCCTGCTCGTACGCCGCCGCGAGCCGCGGAACCTTCTTGGTCAGCGCGGGCAGGTCCGGCTCGGGCGGTGTGAGGGACTGGACCCGCTTGTCGGCGTCCGCGACAGTGCTCTCGGCGTACTCGAGGCCCACCGCCGGTGACCGGGCCTCGAGCTCGTTCGCGACACTCCTCACCTTCTTCCGCAGGGCGTCGCGCAGCCGGTCGGCCGCGGGAACGCCCGACGGACCGAGGGCCTCCAGGTCGCCGGCCACGGTCTCCACGTCCGCCGGTGTCGTGGAGAGGTAACTGAGGGCGCGGGCGTGGGCGAGCATCCCGGTTTTGTCGTCCGAGTTCCGGATCTCCTTCAGATCCGCGGCGCTCTCCTTCCGCAGGTTCTCGAGCGCGACCGTCGACTCGCACATGTCGCCGACCCACTCCACGAGGTCGGCCGACGGCGACGGCGACGATGACGGCGACCGGGTCGGCTTCGGCTCGCCCGACGGCTTGGCGGCCTTCTCGTCCGTCCCGCCGTCCCCGCAACCCCCGACGGCCAGCACCAGCCCGGCGACCACGACCGTGATGCCCCTGCTCCTGCCCATCCGACGACCCCTCTCCATGCTGCGGCCCTTCCCGGCGAGCCCAGTCCAGTCGCGGCACGGATTGTTCGGCCACCCGGCCCGCGGGCTGAACAACGCGTCCGGGCGGTCGTCGGTGGCGGTTCTCGCGTCGGCTCAGGGCGTGTCCGGGGTCCACGCCGCCACCAGATCCAACAGGCCGGGGAAACGGGCGTCGAGATCGGCGACGCGGACGTGGCTGCGGCGTTCCAGGCCGTACTGGCGCTGACGGGTGATGCCGGCCTCGCGCAGGGCCTTGAAGTGGTGGGTGAGGGAGGACTTGGGGCGGTCGAGGCCGAACCAGCCGCAGGTGTGGTCGAACGCCTCCGACTCAAGGAGGAGCTTGCGCACGATCGTCAGGCGCAGCGGGTCGCTCAGCGCGCCCAGCACCGTCTCCAGGCGCAGCTCCTCGACCGCCGGCTCGGGCAGCGGTTCCGGCAGGTTCTCCGGCTCCGGCACCACCTTGATGACCGGCACGTCGTGAGCCGTCGCGGGCATGGGCAGCTCCCTGTCATCCGAATCGCTTGTACGAGTTTCATCGTACTGCATGCTAGGTTCGAAAAAACTCGTACTGAGCTCGTCGGAGGGACCAACCATGCCGGAAAGTCAGGCCGCACCCCGTACCCCCACCCGATGGGTGTGGCTGGCGGCGTGGCCGGTCACCGCCGTCTTCGTGCTGTCCAACGCGGCGACCCCGCTGTACGTGCTGTGGCAGCGCGACATCGGGTTCTCCAAGGGCACCCTGACCGTCGTCTTCGCCTTCTACATCGTCGGGCTGCTCGGCTCGCTGCTCGTCTCGGGCGTGGTCTCGGACCGGCTGGGACGCAAGCCCGTGCTGCTGCCCGCCCTCGCCCTGGCGCTCACCGCCTGTGCGATCTTCGCGACGGCCACGACGGTCACCGCGCTGATCGTCGCCCGGCTGTTCACCGGGATCGCCGTCGGCGCCGTCGTCTCCGCGGGCATGGCCGCCGTGACGGACGTGGCGGGCCCGGAGCGCAGGCGACTGGCCGCGCTGCTCGCGTCCTGCGCGATGGTCTTCGGGGCCGGCCTCGGTCCGCTGCTCGCCGGCCTGCTGTCCGAGACGCTGCCCGCGCCCACCGTGACCGTCTTCGCCCTCGAGGCGGTGCTGCTGGCCACGGCCGTCCTCGCCGTGCTGCGCATGCCCGTACGCCGTCCCACCGCGCCCGGTGAGGGCGCCTGGGTGCGCGTGCCCGGCGTGCCGCGCGGCAACGGCGTCCCTCTGGCCCTGGGCATCGCGGTGTTCGCGCCCGGCATCACCGCCACGTCCTTCGTGCTGTCGCTCGGCCCCACCCTGCTGACCGAACTGCTCGGCACCACCAGCCGGATCGTCTCCGGGGCGATGGCGTTCGCGATGTTCCTCGCCGCGACCGGCGTCCAGTTCGCCGTGCGGAAGCTGCCCCGGCACACCATCCTGACCGCCGGCGCGATCAGCACCACCCTCGGCATGGCCGCGCTGATCGCCGCCGTGCGCGGCTCCTCGGTCGACCTGCTCGCCGCCTCCGCCCTGCTCGCCGGGGCCGGCCAGGGCATGGGCCAGCTCGGCGGCCTGTCCCTGCTCAACTCCACCGTCCCGCCGCAGCGCTTCGCCGAGGCCAACGCCGCGCTGAACGTGGGCGGTTACCTCCCGGCCGGTCTCCTGCCGGTGTCCACTGGCTACCTCATGGACGCGGTGGGCTTGCCCGCCGGGGCGACCGTCTTCGGCAGCGTCCTGGCGGGCCTGGCGGTCGTCGGGGCACTGGTCGTCGTCGCGGGCCACCGCAGGGTGCCCGAACCCGCGTGACTGTCAGGCATCCGCGCCTGCCCCACGTACCTTCGCGCGGCGGTGCTGAGACCAGGCGTCGGCAGGACCGGTCCCTGGCCTGTTCGAGCAGCCCGTGCAGCTCCAGCGCCCCGGCGTGGCGCCAGGCCCGGACGACGGCCTCCAGCAAGGACCTGTGCGACCGGCATTACGGCGCCTCACACCTCGTCACGTGTTCCGCGTCCCATGGCACCGCGACCACCGGCGGTGCCATGGGACGCCGGACGGCTCAGCCGAACAGCGCGTCGTACACGTCGCTCTGCCAGTACGTGACGAAATTGGCGCTGTTGAAGTACACGCCGCCGTTGGGCAGCGGCAGCGTCGCGCCCTTGCCGAGCGAGCCGTTCAGGTCCTTGTTCGAGAAGTCCACACCAAGGGTCGCGGCGACGTGGCCCCCGTAGCCGTCGGGGCTGGAGGTCCCGATGCCGGCGTACCCGGACTCGCCGGGAGCCAGGGTCACCACGGCCTGAGGCTTGCCGGAGTCCAGCCACGGGACGGGAGCCTGGGCGCCGGCGCCGGCGGCCAGGTAGGGCGCGCCGTAGAGGTTGCAGGGCTTGGTGCCGGTGTTGGTGGCCGTGAGCAGCAGGGTGTTGATGGGCCGGGAGACCTTGTCGACGGTCAGCTTGGTGTTCGCCGCGGTGCAGTCGACGGTCGCGGCGGCCTTCTGCGGGGTGGCGGCGGAGGCCGTCTGGCCCGCGGCCTGGACACCGACGAGAGCGAAAGCGGCGGCAGCGACCAGGGAGGAGGCGGCCACGCGGGTGGTGAAGCGCTGTGCGATACGCATGCGTTGAACTGCTTTCTCTGAGTTTCGGGTTTCCTGGGTTCCGAATTTCCGGAACGGAATCTCCCGGTTCATGGATACCGGCCGTACAGATGTGCGGCCGAGACGGGAAGTTGGATCGGCGTCACCACCCTCGAAGGGGGCGGCGTGCTTCGATGACCCAACCTTGCGCCACCTTCCGTCCCACCCGCCATTCCGGTCGGCCCTTTTGGAACGCTGGGATGGCAGCACTGGCTCTGGCCAGGGGGAACGTCCCGCCCGTGGGATGCCGAACGGGATGGAGGACTGGTGGGGGCGGCTGAGGAGATGCGCTGCGGGCGCCGCCGGTCCCGGGATTTCCGAATTCTCGTATTCCGTAAGTAAATTTCCTGTCCGGTGTGATCCGTATCCCCTT
The genomic region above belongs to Streptomyces coeruleorubidus and contains:
- a CDS encoding ArsR/SmtB family transcription factor, giving the protein MPATAHDVPVIKVVPEPENLPEPLPEPAVEELRLETVLGALSDPLRLTIVRKLLLESEAFDHTCGWFGLDRPKSSLTHHFKALREAGITRQRQYGLERRSHVRVADLDARFPGLLDLVAAWTPDTP
- a CDS encoding MFS transporter, which codes for MPESQAAPRTPTRWVWLAAWPVTAVFVLSNAATPLYVLWQRDIGFSKGTLTVVFAFYIVGLLGSLLVSGVVSDRLGRKPVLLPALALALTACAIFATATTVTALIVARLFTGIAVGAVVSAGMAAVTDVAGPERRRLAALLASCAMVFGAGLGPLLAGLLSETLPAPTVTVFALEAVLLATAVLAVLRMPVRRPTAPGEGAWVRVPGVPRGNGVPLALGIAVFAPGITATSFVLSLGPTLLTELLGTTSRIVSGAMAFAMFLAATGVQFAVRKLPRHTILTAGAISTTLGMAALIAAVRGSSVDLLAASALLAGAGQGMGQLGGLSLLNSTVPPQRFAEANAALNVGGYLPAGLLPVSTGYLMDAVGLPAGATVFGSVLAGLAVVGALVVVAGHRRVPEPA
- a CDS encoding DUF4232 domain-containing protein, with product MRIAQRFTTRVAASSLVAAAAFALVGVQAAGQTASAATPQKAAATVDCTAANTKLTVDKVSRPINTLLLTATNTGTKPCNLYGAPYLAAGAGAQAPVPWLDSGKPQAVVTLAPGESGYAGIGTSSPDGYGGHVAATLGVDFSNKDLNGSLGKGATLPLPNGGVYFNSANFVTYWQSDVYDALFG